From the genome of Plasmodium malariae genome assembly, chromosome: 9, one region includes:
- the PmUG01_09056500 gene encoding conserved Plasmodium protein, unknown function: protein MKDNKKKKNNKNRQTKCDKTINICNENDDESTNKAKKENRSNVNNIGKNQNNEKNINQKNYLENCSIRSVGTYEDENDKRNVYYIFEELILNKHVNSSIYYYTWFYYFENMILKLDSFLNLILNYSYYLLNNSSTNIKGSKNNKRTILLTQSSPISKLINSSNNKNKFKLGFNNNSFKSIEQIIIHKKEITANNKIDEKEMNIINYLKKKNIKSMIYINDIFEPQRLSMMFLIYSTDEKQCDVFFSEEQRITEQLTNSTPKKLDYNECGILNRYDIILIRHSLEIIYLYKNKNINTICDNHTCNSTDLISSTKPILKKNNPNNGKSNKVEVDSTFQENGTIEKTKYHSMVTWRPYLNNSYLLKYNIVLDALSVCSGMDGYIDDKNFNFDVLINDEYSYLIQYKTKLSICRLVYAVTSLLKKKMKPIIYIPYWWYHDIQFCKNNIVESTEFHLYIFNELKKDMLLKIGYKKVDPLMLSMDEKDIDIFIDQAIQNDATLCTNNSDIIKYYLNINERAKVSKFISKGTFFVLTNHL from the exons atgaaagataacaaaaagaaaaaaaataataaaaatagacaAACTAAATGTGATAAAACAATCAACATTTGtaatgaaaatgatgatGAAAGTACCAACAAAgccaaaaaagaaaatagatcaaatgtaaataatattggGAAAAACCAGAATAACGAGAAAAACATAAAccaaaagaattatttagaAAACTGTAGTATCCGAAGTGTAGGTACTTATGAAGATGAAAACGATAAgagaaatgtatattatatatttgaagaATTAATTCTGAATAAACATGTTAACAGTAGTATATACTATTATACAtggttttattattttgaaaatatgatattaaaaCTGGATAGTTTTCTGAACTTAATATTGAATTATTCCTATTATCTGCTCAATAATTCTAGTACTAATATTAAAGgcagtaaaaataataaacgtACTATATTGTTAACTCAGTCATCTCCTATATCCAAGCTAATAAATAGCAGCAACAACAAAAACAAATTCAAACTAggttttaataataattcatttaaaagtatcgaacaaataattattcataaaaaggaaattacggcaaataataaaatagatgaaaaggagatgaatattattaattatttaaaaaagaaaaatattaaaagtatgatttatattaatgatatttttgAACCACAACGTTTATCTATGATGTTTTTGATTTATTCAACAGATGAAAAACAATGTGATGTATTTTTCAGTGAGGAACAACGTATTACAGAACAGCTAACTAATAGTACTCCTAAAAAATTAGACTATAATGAATGTGGTATACTAAATAGATATGATATTATCCTTATAAGGCATTCCCtcgaaattatttatttatataaaaacaaaaatataaatacaatttgTGATAATCACACATGTAATAGCACTGATCTGATAAGTAGTACAAAacctattttaaaaaaaaataatcctAATAATGGTAAGTCTAATAAAGTGGAAGTAGATAGTACTTTTCAAGAGAATGGTACAATAGAAAAAACCAAATATCATAGTATGGTTACTTGGAGGCCCTATTTGaataattcttatttattaaaatataatatcgTGCTAGATGCATTAAGTGTATGTTCAGGAATGGACGGATATAttgatgataaaaattttaatttcgaTGTTTTGATAAATGAtgaatattcttatttaattcaatataaaacaaaGCTATCAATTTGCAGATTAGTATATGCCGTTACATctttattgaaaaaaaaaatgaagccAATT ATATATATTCCATACTGGTGGTACCACGATATACAATTCTGTAAAAACAACATCGTTGAGTCGACAGAATTccatttatacattttcaaT gaattaaaaaaagacatGTTGCTAAAAATAGGTTATAAAAAAGTAGACCCATTAATGTTAAGCATGGatgaaaaag aTATTGATATCTTCATCGATCAAGCTATACAGAATGATGCCACACTATGTACAAACAATAGCgacataattaaatattaccTCAAt ATTAATGAAAGGGCCAAGGTTTCCAAATTCATTTCAAAAGGAACATTTTTTGTGCTTACTAATCATCTTTAA